In Polyodon spathula isolate WHYD16114869_AA chromosome 23, ASM1765450v1, whole genome shotgun sequence, the DNA window tgatgtcacgTTGACTCTAAACCTTCGCTAGCTAGAATTCAGGATTTCTTGCACACTCTCCAGTTTGTatgtttgtcttgtcttgtaaTGTTAACACACAACATTTGGAAAATAAGGGTTAATTTAACGCTTTCAAAATATGCATCATAGAGATTTCTCCCTATTAAAATTGGTTCCCTTTTGAGACTTTTTTTGTAAGGAATTACTTTACATGTCAGATTcctgtttcatattttacataacaaacacaataatatcCAGTACACAATAATAACTTCTCTTATGCAATATTATAACTAATTCATTAAATGAATCCTCTAAAGAAAGCAGCATAGTTTTCTTTTAATAGACTTGTCTTTAATTGCCTGACCTCTTGACCTCTCACCCTCTCTAGGGGATGTTTTCCTGCTGCAGACAAGAGACAGGAAGAACCCATTGGTCTATACCGTCTTCTCTACTTCCAGGTCAGTGCGCCCCTCTGTGTGAAATCCTTCCTCCCTTATTGACCCTGGagcaatgtaatatatatatatatatatatatatatattatatatatatatatatatatatatatatatatatatatatatatatggataactCAAGTCCATTTTACTGACACGTTTAAATGGTACCATGCTAATCTTTAATGAGCGAGTTGCCTGTGCTGACTCTCCTCTTTGTGCCCCCCTCTTACAGCAGCGTGTTCAAGGGCTCGGCTGTGTGTATCTACACCATGAACGACATCCGCAGGGCTTTCCTGGGGCCCTTCGCACACAAGGAGGGGCCCAACTACCAGTGGGTGCCCTTCCAGGGCAAGGTGCCCTACCCTCGTCCTGGAATGGTGGGTACCCAAGCTGAGACACATTGAGGGGTTTAATTTCGTTCATAAACGACTGTATGAAGAGACACAGTGGCAATACACAAATGTCATCTGAAATGAGTAACAGACATTCCACAGCACAGAAGAGggtttctctcctttctttaatatGCCATTTGACTGGGTACCAGGGTTTATTGAATTTTTAcgttattaatttataaaatttTACTTTTGATTTTTAGTTAATTCAGTGATAAAGAATTTCTGAATATTTGTGTGAATTTTGAAAGAACATTCGAAcataaaacccccccccccccccccccccccgtcccagTCGCAACgctaatatttttttgttaggaaccgttttgtgtgtgtgtgtgtgtgtgtgtgtgtgtgtgtgtgtgtgtgttcgcacGAGTGACGGCTGGGTGGAATTTCTGTTTCAGTGTCCTAGCAAGACGTTCGGGAGCTTTGAGTCGACGAAGGAGTTCCCCGATGACGTGATCCAGTTTGCACGGCACCACCCCCTCATGTACAACCCCGTGTACCCGCTGAACCGGCGGCCCGTCTTCATGCGCACCAACGTGGAGCACAGCTTCACCCAGATTGCAGTGGACAGGGTGGCCGCCGCGGACGGGCAGTATGACGTCATGTTCATCGGCACAGGTGGGATTGTGGACTTACTGTAGGAAGAGTTTTACAGCTCCTTTTCACTGGCCACACTCTTCTTCTGTTCAAGATCTTACTGGCTCTTTGCTCGTGTTATGTACTGCAGTTTGAAATATGCAGATATCTTTATAAGGCTATCCTTGGCAAAGCCCCCAAAATGATTTCAATAAACCGCTAATTGCCTCTTGTAGTACTCAGACTGGTTTTCACTTCCTAAAGTTCGTACAGAATTTGGAAAAAAAGGTATGCAGTTTTCCTGCTTCATGGGTCTTGAAATAAACTTTAGCAAGAACTGAAACTACTTACTTTGATACCTTTAAaggaatccaaataaaaaaattgagTAGCGAgccgtgtttttgttttggccgGTGTTCCTAaattatttcttgtaattttaatttgagtaacttgtttggatttgttttgctcatttgaatttgtgtgtagttttttttttttttttgcactgaacAGCCAACATATGCTGCATTAGGATTATCCACTAGTAGATCTTCTGCTGTTTACACTTTCAGTGAGGTCCTGCCTTACCTTAGCACTGCATGTTAATATATGCTGTTGGAAATCACATTAGAACTTCAATGGAGTCCGTTTTCTCAGCCCCCTTGGTTTGGTTTGAGCGTGCccggctgtgctgtgcttttttcCAGACGTGGGCTCTGTGCTGAAGGTGATCTCCGTTCCCAAGGAGAGCTGGAAGAACATGGAGGAGCTGCTTCTGGAGGAGCTGCAGGTGTTCAAGGTAAAGCCAGCGATTCCCCAGCACAGGGCCCGCTCTGTGCATGTGTAAGAGTGGAGGAATACACTGTACAGAAAGCATTTTCCTCCCAGACCCTGTCTACTGCTCCACATCACCCCCAACTGGAGAACACTCCATTGTGGCATGTTTAGAAGTACTGAAAACAACAATGGCAAAACCTTTGACTTAACCCTCCTATCatgctttatatattttatgacaCTTAGTAAGTTGGGGtcacaaactaacaaacaaacaaaaaagaacttttcgatgtttcttttttgtttagaaCTTCTATACAAACATAATATGACAATATGACCTGAGGTGTATATCTATTTAGCTTTGCATgcgtgaagaaaaataaatgctttcacttgatctttcattattattatatttgcatatgatgtctggaaatggctgcacctggcTGGAGAGATGCTTATTAACAAGATTTATACAAATTTCTATGAGGCAGAGGTTAACAGACGTACCTGAGCTCTGAACATActcctaataggagggttaagacTTTCTCATTGAGGACACTGAGCAAGACTGCTAGGGTTCATGCTTGTTATTGCAtttaatatgtttcttttttgtatttctaaaaataCAACTTTAGACCAAGTAGCTTTGAAGCATGCCACAGACTACAGAACTTGCACCTTCCAGAAGTTTCAGCTAGTGCCGTTACTACCTGTTCCACTGCAGGTAGAAAGAAATGTACATTTACTTACAAGCGAGACACTTTACCATCAAACTGGTTGTGTTATTTTGCAGGACGCGTCTCCCATCACCAACATGCAGATCTCATCAAAACGGGTAAGTCCACAAGGCTAGTGCAGAAAGAACTGGAGCCAGTAACTGGGAACAGATAATTGAAGCAGTGCGTACATCACGTTACCTTTTACACCACTAGGGCCCGCTGTTGCTCTATGTGCAGGTTAGCTGAAGAGCCATTTGTGACAAAGTGTTTCTCACTCGTGCTTTTCACTGAATGTTAACAGCCTGCATTATGAAATAGCAGGGCTGTAATTCTGCTGATTGTACAGAGCCTGAGAATGCAGGTCTAATGCCCATCAGAGATAACTGTGGTATTACTTGAATTGAATCGGTGACTGTGTGTTTTGGCATTTCCAGATATCTGCTATAAAAAGATATCTACATACAGAATCAGTTGCAATGGCAGATAACTGAGGGCTGTTCTGGAGTTCTGTTCTGATGTGAATGTCTTCTCTCTGTTCATAGCAACAGCTGTACGTGGGCTCGGAGACGGGGCTGGCCCAGGTGCCCCTCCATCGCTGCAGTAGCTATGGAAAGGCGTGTGCGGAGTGCTGCCTGGCACGAGACCCCTACTGCGCCTGGGACGGGACGTCCTGCACCCGCTACCTCCCCAACACAAAGCGGTAAGGGTGCCTGGGTCAGGGGGCGTGGTGAACCCTGGGTTAATACACAAGCTATTCAACTGGTCAGGACAGGAGAGGCCTGGGTTCATGTGGGGTTGTATGTCCCACAGTAAACGAGTATGGCTGTCTAAGCATAGTGCTGTCAGGGGGGTAGATCACATAGTGCCCCTCCTGCAATGAGACTCACTGCAGTTCACCTTTCTCCTTCGCGAGCAGTAAATCCATGAACAGTAAtcaatttctttctttaaaaagaaactgcactgcactgttgaTTCTAAAACGTTTGCTTTGTCATGCACTCCCACAGGCGATTCAGGCGTCAGGATGTGAGAAACGGAGACCCAAACACACTATGCTCAGGAGGTAAGCCCATGTGAAGCAAGCAAAGCATATGCAGTAACCCCAATGAGTCCACTAGCACAAGACTGAGTACCTGAGAGGCAGTACAACACTTGtggcagcctgtgtgtgtgttagtaccgCTTTAGATTTCATGATGTGTTCAGTGTGCTGCTCCCTGACACTGGGACTGCTGTGAGTTGTTCTGAGGTTGTATTTTGTTCTCATGGTGATATGACACATTCCCTCCAGACCACCACCAGCACAGAGTCACTGAGAAGAAGCTGTATGGGGTAGAGGGCAGCAGCACCTTCCTGGAGTGCATTCCCAAATCCCTGCAGGCCCAGGTGACCTGGACCTTCCAGAGCCAGCCGGACAGACGTCGAGACGAGGTGGGTACGGGAGGGCAGGGTGAGCACACTAATGACTGTACTCACCACTTTGGTTAAGAACTTTACAGTTGTAAGTTAATTCTCAACTAAAGTCACCCCCTGTTCTCAATTAGTTTGTGTAACAGAGGTTTTACTGCACTTTAAAGCAACTCTGTACCTGATCAGGGGTGTGCTGCCTTGTTCCAGGTTCACCCGGATGAGCGGATCATCAAGACGGACAGGGGTCTGCTGCTGAGGACCGTTCAGAGGAATGACGCAGGGGAGTACCAGTGCCACTCCATGGAGCACGGCTTCACCCAGACCCTGCTGCGCATCTCCCTGGAGATGATCTCCTCGGGCAATGCGGATGGGTACTCCCCCAAAGACCAGCTGGACCCCcatggctcctccctctcctccagccAGAAGGTCTGGTACCGAGACTTCATGCAGCTGGTGGACCACCCCAACCTCAAGACCGTTGACCAGATCTGCGAGCAGGTGTGGAAGCGCAAGAACCGGCAGCCGAAGCTGCTCCAGCCTCCCAAGAAACCAGCCCCTCCCCCCCTGGGAGTCCAAGTCAACCCCAGCAAGTGGAAACACCTGCAAGAGATCCGAAAGGCGCGGAACCGCAGGACCCACGAGACCCTGAGACCAGAACGGGCCCCCAGGAGCGCCACCACCTGGTGATTGTCTGCTgatgggagggagagagaaagagagagaaatagaacGAGAGGCTGAGAAGGAAGGTAATAGAAGAGGAAGGTGGAGTGAAAAGGGTGTAGCCCTCAAACCTATCCTTTTCGttgattttcatttcaattttacTCCCTCCCCCACCAATCGCACCCCCATAGAGGTGGGCAATGGACTGCTCTTAAACCCACAATTGGTTGTTTAAGCCCGTTTATATCCAAAGGTTGCCGCAACCAAAGCTCTGTATTTCAAAATAgttctggcaaaaaaaaattagaaaaattaATGATGCAGTCTCCATTGGAATCCTGTGTTAACTTCATTGTTCTTCCATTAGTCCTGCCAGTAAGAGAACTGGGATTACCCAACTCATCACCCATGGACCTGATCATGTTCCTTCCCTGGAACCTGGCCTCTGACACACTTCTCCCCAGCCCCTTCTGTTCTGCTCTGGTTTCTGACTGTTCAATATTATTGCCTGCCAGGACACTCCATTCCTGGGCCAACTCCCAACATGATGATCCAGGAACAAATTAGTTTCCTAATGCCCAGTAGCATGAGAGTCCGGGCTTACACCTTTGGAACTGATGTCAATGTCACACGGTTGTGCTGCATGAAAAGACACGAATTACAAGGATTATGTTATTTTTTAGGGCAACGGACAAATCTTAATATTACATCttgttagtatacaaaaaaaaccttgGATGAAACTGGAATCACTTACAACCAAGAATCAACTCTGGAGGTCATGGGTGCCTGAGAGAATTGGATTAATAGTCATACAGTTTGGGACCTCCGTCCATTCTTCCAGGACCAGAGAACTATGATTCCTGAGGACCACTAATTAATGGGAGAGCACTCAGCATGTCCTTCATAACGCAGTGTCATCTTTCTGGGACCTTTGAACATCAGTAGATGATGTCATTCATTTCACAACAATTATGACATCACTTACAATAGAGACAATGGCATATTTGATTAGTGAGGTGATGCCATGGTCCATGATGAAGCACATGACACTATCACGGAGAGCATGAAATCACCCATCTTGGGCACAATGGTACTGCAGTGTCTGTCCTGTACTTGAGACACATTGGTTTTGTCTGGGAACTGCGTAGGATTATCCATGTCACAAAACACGGGACTGCACACTGAACAAGCCGACAACTGAAATGGGGAGGGGGAGAATGGACTTTCCTTTAGAATCTAGAAGATTGAAAATGTAATCTTTTCTTTTAGGTACTGTACTGTGGGTCCTCAAACCACCAGCAAGTCGTTGaatccctttttttatttgttgttttttaactatTGCGCTCTTCAGCTTCCAGTTCTGGCTCAACCACTCCAGGCAAGCTTGACCACTGTTATTCATTCCAGTTCACAAAACCTCTTCAGCAAGAAACGTAGAGGAATGGCTTTAAGTACAGCactaacaaatgtatttgtttttgcttcacTCTGTTGCTCCGCCTTGTGAAGAGGGAGGCTAGACTTCATCCTTCACCTTGGCTTAACATATGGCTACTGTGGAATTTGTCATTGTACAGTGTGTGACTCCAAGAGTAGATTAGTGTGCGCTTGTGTTTATGGTCCATGTACGGTAGTTATTTTGGCTGGTTTGGTAAAGGTTTTGTATTTATATCTATAGAGTGTGCAAAAAGATTGATTAAAACTCCAAAAAATAAACTTTGGATCAAAAATATTACAGCCAGTAAGACACGTATTCCTTTAAGTTATATTTCTGTAGCTTGTAATAAAGTACCACAAAAGCACCTTCTATTGTCATGTAAGTCAAGAATATACATTGGCCATGCATTATCAGGTGACAGACCAACGCTTTTCCTAGTACTTGCTACTTACGTCCAAGTTCTTGCTAACGAGGTTTCAATGCATCTGGACAGCTTCTGACAAGGTGCAAAGCAATGTATCCAAAAAGGagttcatgttttttatttcatgtttttattgaattactttgtatttttgtattttttttttttttaaaggagagctGAGCTGTTGtttctgtattctgtattataAGCGAAACCTGAACTCTTTTTCTGCTGTTGCTAGCACCGACGAAGGAAAGACAAGACTCCTTGAAATATTTAAGTTAAGCattaaagttgtatttaaaaaggtaataatacaaaaaataacaaacaacaggTGGGCTAGACAATGTGCTTTTAAAGGTTGGTATCGATTGGTCTGGGACAGATCAGATATCAATATAttgttattaaaagaaaatgcagataGGCAAGTATATATCCTGTGATTGAGTGCTGTGGACAGAAGGCACTTGGTTTTTATAGGTAATAAAAACCCCTCAGTTTGTTTGGTCTCCAGTGCTTATAAAGCATTGGAGGTGTATGTGTATGAATGTATTGCTTGGAATGGGTGAGCAAGCATGGCTACGATTATAAGAAAAGGTCAAAATTCACTGTGGCGCACAATACAGAACGAGTTCCTGTGGAGAAACGTTTCAGATCAAACGTATtaaattaacacaataaaataaagttacttACTTTGCACTGCTCTTAGTTTGGAaattgactattttttttaaattattctgttTTACTTAAATGAAGAAAATGCCCTCGTATCTGGTGTGTTTAAGTGGCAGCTAACACTTTATGGGTGCAGAGAAGCTTATGTACACTCAAGTAATGGCACAGCAGACTGCTTGCAGCTCAGCGGGGTCATTGTAATAAATTGCCAGGGTGTTGTAACTGTATGATTTAGTGCTGGCCTCCCCAGCTGGTCAAACTAAATGAAGCTATAATAACCTCTTCATTAGCTGTTACCCTTTAGAAGGTATTTTCATTATATCATAAAAGGGCAGTTTTTCGGAATGAATTACAGCAGACAAAGCTTGAACTCACAAGGGATTTAAAGACAGGCTCTAAAAATGTACAATAAGTCTTGAGATAAAGATTTGTGAAGAAGGACCCCGGGCCCGTCAACAAACAAACCTTCCATGAgtgatatataaatacaaatcagATTTATTGCAGGGAATCATATGGTACTGTATAGTGAATGATGTGACAGAGGCTAATGGTAAAGCCTTCTAATCCTGTTCAAAAGGTTGAAGGTTAACGTTGATTGAGCCGGGACTTGTTTTAGGATAATGTGTACATTCTGCAGCTACAGCATGCTTGTAGATACAATGCATCagaaaagctgtagccaagcggCTAGCCTACAACACATGGAGTTCACCACTGGAACCACAAGGGGGCAGCACAGGACAGATAGTTCAGCCATACAGTATAATTACATACCCTTAATCTGTCATTTATATACAGTTTTCAAGTCTACAGTATCTGTGTCTTTGAATTCATAAACTCATTTGAATCTTAAACACAAGAGTTAGGTCATTCTTTCCCTTTAAGACAGAAAGTACAC includes these proteins:
- the LOC121297959 gene encoding semaphorin-3B-like isoform X2; the encoded protein is MVMMMVTTGLWGSFLFLSLLTAQVTSSLARTGNGYPRMKLSYQELLAFQGVKHYEMDRSCCFNTMLLDEERGRLFVGAKNYLLSLSLDNISKQQHMIYWPAPVDWREECNWAGKDINSDCVNYVKVLHHYNRTHLYACGTGAFHPTCAFVEVGQKIEDSVFRIDPNKVEDGKGKSPYDPKHQAASVLIGDELYSGVATDLMGRDFTIFRSLGQRNSIRTEQHDSRWLNEPKFISAFWVPESENPDDDKIFFFFRETAVEGQGLGKSTYSRIGQLCRNDVGGQRSLVNKWTSFLKTRLICSVPGSDGSDTYFDELRDVFLLQTRDRKNPLVYTVFSTSSSVFKGSAVCIYTMNDIRRAFLGPFAHKEGPNYQWVPFQGKVPYPRPGMCPSKTFGSFESTKEFPDDVIQFARHHPLMYNPVYPLNRRPVFMRTNVEHSFTQIAVDRVAAADGQYDVMFIGTDVGSVLKVISVPKESWKNMEELLLEELQVFKQQLYVGSETGLAQVPLHRCSSYGKACAECCLARDPYCAWDGTSCTRYLPNTKRRFRRQDVRNGDPNTLCSGDHHQHRVTEKKLYGVEGSSTFLECIPKSLQAQVTWTFQSQPDRRRDEVHPDERIIKTDRGLLLRTVQRNDAGEYQCHSMEHGFTQTLLRISLEMISSGNADGYSPKDQLDPHGSSLSSSQKVWYRDFMQLVDHPNLKTVDQICEQVWKRKNRQPKLLQPPKKPAPPPLGVQVNPSKWKHLQEIRKARNRRTHETLRPERAPRSATTW
- the LOC121297959 gene encoding semaphorin-3B-like isoform X1, which translates into the protein MVMMMVTTGLWGSFLFLSLLTAQVTSSLARTGNGYPRMKLSYQELLAFQGVKHYEMDRSCCFNTMLLDEERGRLFVGAKNYLLSLSLDNISKQQHMIYWPAPVDWREECNWAGKDINSDCVNYVKVLHHYNRTHLYACGTGAFHPTCAFVEVGQKIEDSVFRIDPNKVEDGKGKSPYDPKHQAASVLIGDELYSGVATDLMGRDFTIFRSLGQRNSIRTEQHDSRWLNEPKFISAFWVPESENPDDDKIFFFFRETAVEGQGLGKSTYSRIGQLCRNDVGGQRSLVNKWTSFLKTRLICSVPGSDGSDTYFDELRDVFLLQTRDRKNPLVYTVFSTSSSVFKGSAVCIYTMNDIRRAFLGPFAHKEGPNYQWVPFQGKVPYPRPGMCPSKTFGSFESTKEFPDDVIQFARHHPLMYNPVYPLNRRPVFMRTNVEHSFTQIAVDRVAAADGQYDVMFIGTDVGSVLKVISVPKESWKNMEELLLEELQVFKDASPITNMQISSKRQQLYVGSETGLAQVPLHRCSSYGKACAECCLARDPYCAWDGTSCTRYLPNTKRRFRRQDVRNGDPNTLCSGDHHQHRVTEKKLYGVEGSSTFLECIPKSLQAQVTWTFQSQPDRRRDEVHPDERIIKTDRGLLLRTVQRNDAGEYQCHSMEHGFTQTLLRISLEMISSGNADGYSPKDQLDPHGSSLSSSQKVWYRDFMQLVDHPNLKTVDQICEQVWKRKNRQPKLLQPPKKPAPPPLGVQVNPSKWKHLQEIRKARNRRTHETLRPERAPRSATTW